The Musa acuminata AAA Group cultivar baxijiao chromosome BXJ1-8, Cavendish_Baxijiao_AAA, whole genome shotgun sequence genomic sequence AGGTAAAGCCTGGCTAATCTGTGCCCAAGGCAGCCATTTGTTAATGTCTGAAGTCTGAACTCTGTGAAGTGATTACTATATTTAAATGTCTAGAAAAAGCACTTCGTCAGAATATAATTAGCAAAAGGGTTAGCTAAAAGATGAAGAGATTTATTTAAAGGTGTCCACCTTTGTTCTTAAACAAGAGAGAATTTCAAACAAAACTGAGTTTGAGCTGTTCACAGACATGGAGCTATTATGGCAGCCCTATATATGAGTTTCGTCTCAAATACTGACATCAGTTTTTCCCTAAAAGTCAGTATAAAGTAGATGTCTCTAGAAAAAGAATTTGCAGTATAAGTCATATCAAGAAATAAGAACATAATAACAGATATAAGAAGTAGATGATTTTAACTCCATTGTTAACATGTCATTCATAAAACTCAGGTATCTTGATATGTAAAAGCCATTAGCATCAAATATAGGGACATTGAAACAAGGTTTAAATAAGTTTGTCTAGTAGATTTTTACCTTAAACATGATCATGCTAGCAAAGATAGTGAGAGTCGTGAACATCACATAGTAGACAGGAGAAATCACCGCAGTGTTGAAAGTGTCCAAAGCCTGCAAATCATAGGCATATCAGCATATCCTAGAACTTCAAAGCACTTAGAGAGATTAAAAACATACAAATGACTGCATAGTTTTCTAATCCTATCATTAACTATGCACGCATGGATGTCAAAAGTTAAATAAGATCCTTGTCACTCAAGTACAAACtcataaacaaaaataaatataagcatACGTATTCAAGCATGCCTTAGATAAATTGAGATTCCAACTGAAAATGAGAAATCCTTTTACAAAAGTACACTATTTTTTTTATCAGACAAAACTATAATTGGGCTTTCTAGTGGCAAAATGGTCTGGTTTGTCATCATCCACAAATGTCCAAGTACAACCTGGATTTTTTTCTATTATAAAATTTGCATTCTGGTAGTTGTTTCAGTTGAAACAGATAAAATCTTATTCATTTCAGTTCAATTTCAGTCAGGTCCAGGACCAAGTCATGGCTGAAGCTCACTTTCAGATGGTTTCTTAGAAACAGTTTTGTGATTTCAATAGAACAGCTTTAATCAAGTTCTGACAATTTCATAAAAAGTAACCGGGTTTAGCAAATATCAATTGGAAAGCTTTCCACAATGTGAAAAATTACATGAACTCCCACACTCTTCCAACCCATAGTTCTTGATCCTCAGAGATTTATTCCTATTAatcaaacaacaaaaagaaatttCATTAAGACCTCTTTAGTCTCTTGTAGATCCAAGTCTGTTAATACAAATGGAGATCGTGTTGAAGCCCGCATGTATATATAAACACATCGAAAAGATGAGAACAATATCCTTTTTTTTCCTAATCATCAGAAATTCTAAATGTACATAATGAATTGACTAGCATGAATACAGACAAGTTACCTTGTTCAGGTAGTTCAACTGCAGGAGACAACAAATTACCACAACAACTGTAAAGAACCAAGTCTGAACAAATACAAATTGGTTCATTCCAGAAAATGTGAGCTTCAAGGCAATGCCCAATGCTTTGACACTCATAACCTGTGTAAACAAACAAACaataaaaaatgatttttcttttattaagaTTGAATCTTGCTGCGAAGGTAGTTGAACATACCGTCAGAGAGCCCATCATTGAACAAATCCCAACATATACAACCATATGCGTTTGACCATAACGTGGAGCGAATCGGATAATTAGGACAAGTACCACAATGACAACTACACATGAATAAACAATGAACCCTGTAAAAACAAAATTCATTGGTCAGAATGTTACAGAAGTGATAAGAAATTACATGGCATGATGGAAACATGTGGACAAATTATACATCAGTGTCAGTTACGATTATGTTCGCACTGCTATAGTTCAAGTCTGCACTGGACATATCACTGTAGAAGATAAAAAGTTGATGTAGTTATTCCTAGTGGCAACTATTACTTTTGGTACCTGGTTCTGTAGCTAGGTTCCAAACTTGCTTCACTGACTCGATGTTTATCTCCTTTGGTGCATGTAGAACTATGCTTGTAGATCCCACAACACAAAGAATGCAACCAAGGACACCAAATACGTGCAGCTTTTCATCCAAAACAAAATGTGCTAGTACTGCACTGCATGAGAATAGATTTAAGGAGAAAGAGGGATCAAGCAATTATTGAGCATGGACGTATCTAACAGAGTAGTACGTGTGGTACCTGACTATAATACTCAAAGCTCCCAAAGGAGTAACAAGTATTGCTGGAGCAAATGCGTAAGCAGCAAAATTAGCTATCTCACCAACAATCACTGAAAGAAAAAGAAGCAAAGTAACACATCAAATTGAGCAAGAAATGAGAGATAAAAGAGCTCAAGAAGAACTAATTTTGACTGAGTAAGAACAGCGTTACAAATTTATCCCAGGACATggcataaaagacagaaacttttAATAAAAGGTGGCAATTATCAGTTTAAAGCTATAAGTGCTGTTCATCAGTATTGAACATCTCTATGGCAAAAGATGATTTGACAAGAGTTATATCAACTATTACGAAAATATTATGGTACACTGTATTTACAATCCCTCATATGGTTATAATTGTTATAGACAGGATAAACAAAAG encodes the following:
- the LOC103996037 gene encoding probable magnesium transporter NIPA2, with product MAMSADNIRGFALALSSSVFIGSSFIVKKIGLKKAGMYGVRAGSGGFSYLYEPFWWLGMITMIVGEIANFAAYAFAPAILVTPLGALSIIVSAVLAHFVLDEKLHVFGVLGCILCVVGSTSIVLHAPKEINIESVKQVWNLATEPGFIVYSCVVVIVVLVLIIRFAPRYGQTHMVVYVGICSMMGSLTVMSVKALGIALKLTFSGMNQFVFVQTWFFTVVVVICCLLQLNYLNKALDTFNTAVISPVYYVMFTTLTIFASMIMFKDWASQNASQIVTELCGFVTILSGTFLLHKTKDMGNSMNKEPIIFSETELSHH